The following are encoded in a window of Candidatus Schekmanbacteria bacterium genomic DNA:
- the mraZ gene encoding division/cell wall cluster transcriptional repressor MraZ, which translates to MTNYKITSFTGTYNHTLDAKGRFSIPSNYREILRTQYTEELMIFQSIGYNYLLAYPFDVWKTFEVKVSKLNPFDPVEREVRRIVLSTVKYCPLDKAGRILLPPEHRKHAEIEKEVTIRGDLSGFEIWSTANWIEVSESIKNNPEVIKCAAKIFAE; encoded by the coding sequence ATGACTAATTACAAAATTACATCATTTACAGGTACTTATAATCATACCCTTGATGCAAAAGGTCGATTTTCAATCCCCTCCAATTATAGAGAAATCCTTAGAACACAGTATACAGAAGAATTGATGATTTTTCAAAGCATCGGTTACAATTATTTGCTTGCATATCCATTTGATGTTTGGAAAACATTTGAAGTCAAAGTTTCTAAATTAAACCCCTTTGACCCTGTTGAAAGAGAAGTAAGACGAATAGTCCTTTCTACTGTAAAATATTGTCCCTTAGACAAAGCTGGCAGAATACTTCTTCCTCCAGAGCATAGAAAGCATGCAGAGATAGAAAAGGAAGTAACGATAAGAGGAGATTTGAGCGGCTTTGAGATTTGGAGCACTGCAAATTGGATTGAAGTTTCTGAAAGCATTAAGAATAATCCAGAAGTTATAAAATGCGCAGCTAAAATATTTGCAGAGTAG